Genomic window (Egicoccus halophilus):
GCCGTTCCTCGCCCACTTCCGGCGGGCGGTCCAGATCACCGACGCAATGCCCTACGGCGAGCTCACCCGCTACTGCTCGGCGCATCGCGACCGGGTCGAGGCGGTGTTCCGCACGCTGAGCTACCTCGACGTCGTCAACCACGCCCGGCGGGCGAGTGCGCCGGCGCTGTTCTCGGTGGGACTGGCCGACCCGGTCTGTCCGCCCTCGACGGTGTTCGCCGCATACCACGCCTACGGCGGCCTCAAGGACATCCGGGTCTACGAGTTCAACGAGCACGAGGGCGGCGGCGCGCACCACGTCGCCGAGGAACTCGCCTTCCTGCGCGACGCGCTGGGCTGAGCGCCGCCACCCCGCCACCCCTCGCGACGTCTGCTCGCGAGGCCGCTCACGCCCCGACGTCGACCGCTCACGCCCCGACGTAGGCCGCCAGGTGCTCGGCGGTCAGGGTGCCGCGCGAGGCGACCAGGTCGGACGGGGTGCCCTCGAACACGATCCGTCCGCCGTCGTGCCCGGCGCCCGGACCGAGGTCCACGATCCAGTCGGCATGCGCCATCACGGCCTGGTGGTGCTCGATCACGAGTACCGACCGGCCGTCGTCGACCAGCCGGTCCAGCAGACCGAGCAACTGTTCGACGTCGGCGAGGTGCAGGCCCGTGGTCGGTTCGTCGAGCACGTAGACCTGGCCCGGTTCGGCCATGGCGATCGCGAGCTTCAGCCGTTGGCGCTCCCCACCCGACAGGGTCGTCAACGGCTGGCCGAGGGTGAGGTAGCCGAGCCCGACTTCCGCCAGCCGGCGCGACACCTGGTGAGCGGCCGGCGTACGCGCCTCCCCCTCGGCGAAGTACGCCTCCGCCTCGGACACGGGCATGGCCAGGACCTCGGCGATGTTGCGACCGCCGAGCGTGTACCCGAGCACCGCCGGCTGGAACCGGCGGCCCTCGCAGGCCTCGCAGGTCGACTCGACGGTCGCCATGACGCCCAGGTCGGTGTAGATCACCCCCGCGCCGTTGCAGGCCGGACAGGCACCTTCGGAGTTGGCGCTGAACAGGCCCGGCTTGACCCCGTTGGCCTTCGCGAACGCCTTGCGGACCGCGTCGAGCAGCCCCGTGTAGGTGGCCGGGTTGCTCCGCCGCGACCCCTTGATCGGGCTCTGGTCGAGGACCACCACGCCGTCGCGGCCGACGACCGAACCGTGGATCAGCGAACTCTTGCCCGATCCCGCCACGCCCGTCACCACGCACAGCACCCCGAGCGGGAGGTCCACGTCGACGTCCTGCAGGTTGTGGGTCGACGCGCCACGGACCTCCAGCACGCCGGTGGCGGCGCGCACCTGCGGCTTGAGGGCGGCGCGGTCGTCGAGGTGGCGCCCGGTGACCGTGTCGCTCGCACGCAGGCCGTCGAGGTCGCCCTCGAAGCAGATCGTCCCCCCGGACGTCCCGGCGCCCGGACCGAGGTCGACGACGTGGTCGGCGATCGCGATCGTTTCCGGCTTGTGCTCCACGACGAGCACCGTGTTGCCCTTGTCGCGCAACTGCAGCAGGAGCGCGTTCATCCGCTCGATGTCGTGCGGGTGCATGCCGATGGTGGGCTCGTCGAACACGTAGGTGACGTCGGTGAGTGCCGAGCCGAGGTGCCGGATCAGCTTGGTGCGCTGCGCCTCGCCGCCCGACAGCGTGCCCGCGGGACGGTCCAGGGACAGGTAGCCGAGCCCGATCCGCACGAAGGCGTCCAGCAGGTGCTGGATGCCGGCGAGCAGCGGCGCGACCGACGGCTCGTCGAGGTCACGGACCCAAGCGGCGAGGTCGCTGATCTGCATCGCACACACGTCGGCGATCGACCGGCCGGCGATCTTCGACGCGCGCGCCTCGGCCGTCAGCCGGGTCCCCTCGCAGTCCGGGCAGGCGGTGAAGCGCACCGCCCGTTCGACGAACCGGCGGATGTGCGGCTGCAGCGACTCGACGTCCTTGGACAGGTGCGACTTCTGGATCTGTGGGATCAGGCCGAGGTAGGTGATGTTGATGCCGTCGACCTTGATCTTGGTCGCCTCGCGGTGCAGCAGGTCGTCGAGCTCCTGGGCGGTGAAGTCGCGGATCGCCTTGGTGGTGTCGAACCAGCCACATCCCCGGTAGATCCGCCCGTACCAGCCCTCCATGCTGTAGCCGGGGACGAGGATCGCGCCCTCGTCGATCGACCTGTCCGGGTCGTACAGCGCCGCGGGGTCGATGTCGGAGACGACGCCCATGCCCTCGCACCCGGGACACATCCCACCCAGGCGGGTGAACGTGGCCTTCTCCGCCTTGGCCTGCTTGCCCCGCTCGACGGTGATGGCACCGCTGGCCCGCACCGACGGCGTGTTGAACGAGTACGCGCTGGGCGGACCGACGTGTGGGTCACCCAGCCGGCTGAACAGGATCCGCAGCATCGCGTTCGCGTCGGTCGCGGTGCCGACCGTCGAGCGCGGGTTGGCGCCCATGCGTTCCTGGTCG
Coding sequences:
- a CDS encoding ATP-binding cassette domain-containing protein, which encodes MTTDETGTSGVHPADRHDLIRVQGARENNLKDVDVAIPKRRLTVFTGVSGSGKSSLVFGTIAAESQRMINETYSAFVQGFMPSLNRPEVDVLEGLTTAIVVDQERMGANPRSTVGTATDANAMLRILFSRLGDPHVGPPSAYSFNTPSVRASGAITVERGKQAKAEKATFTRLGGMCPGCEGMGVVSDIDPAALYDPDRSIDEGAILVPGYSMEGWYGRIYRGCGWFDTTKAIRDFTAQELDDLLHREATKIKVDGINITYLGLIPQIQKSHLSKDVESLQPHIRRFVERAVRFTACPDCEGTRLTAEARASKIAGRSIADVCAMQISDLAAWVRDLDEPSVAPLLAGIQHLLDAFVRIGLGYLSLDRPAGTLSGGEAQRTKLIRHLGSALTDVTYVFDEPTIGMHPHDIERMNALLLQLRDKGNTVLVVEHKPETIAIADHVVDLGPGAGTSGGTICFEGDLDGLRASDTVTGRHLDDRAALKPQVRAATGVLEVRGASTHNLQDVDVDLPLGVLCVVTGVAGSGKSSLIHGSVVGRDGVVVLDQSPIKGSRRSNPATYTGLLDAVRKAFAKANGVKPGLFSANSEGACPACNGAGVIYTDLGVMATVESTCEACEGRRFQPAVLGYTLGGRNIAEVLAMPVSEAEAYFAEGEARTPAAHQVSRRLAEVGLGYLTLGQPLTTLSGGERQRLKLAIAMAEPGQVYVLDEPTTGLHLADVEQLLGLLDRLVDDGRSVLVIEHHQAVMAHADWIVDLGPGAGHDGGRIVFEGTPSDLVASRGTLTAEHLAAYVGA